In Antricoccus suffuscus, the sequence CGATCCCCGCGCACCTGTTAGCCGGGTCCGACCTCGCAGGCACCAACAGCAGCACAGGCGCGAGCAGCGGTGCCGCCGGCACGAACCGAAGCAGCGATGCTGCTGCCGCGACCGACAGCGACAACGGCACGAACGAGCCCGACGCCGCGAACGATGCCGAAGCCTCAAGCGATCCCGTGGGTCATGATCACACGCAGGGTCGACCCGGTGGCAACACCAACAGCGGCGACACCGACAGCGGCAACACGAACGACACGACTACGGACGATTCTGAAGCCACCGACACGCTCGGTGCTGAAACGCGCCCGGAGGACCCACACCGCTGGGCGGTCGCCGCGATCGACGGGCTTGGGCCCATCGATGCCGACCTCGCCCGTTACCTCGCACAGGATGCACGATGGCAACGGGTCATCACCGACCCCTACACCGGCGCCGTCCTCGACGTCGGCACCAAGATCTACCGGCCACCGGCACAGATGCGCCGCCGCGTCATCGCCCGCGACCAGACCTGCCGGTTCCCCGGCTGCACCCGCCCAGCCGAACGTTGCGACGTCGACCACATCGACCCGCACCGACCCGACGGGACCGGCGGCACGACCGGCGACTGCAACCTGATCGCTCTCTGTCGTCGCCACCACCGGCTGAAACACCAAACCAACTGGCGAGTGACACTCCACGACGACGCGTCGTGTGAATGGACCAGCCCCGCCGGCCGTAAATACCTCACGTATCCCGCCGACACCGACCCACCACCGCAACGCGACTAGGCCGAAGTGCGCGATGAGGTCACGGACTACCGTCCACTCGGGGAAGAAATTGCGTTGCTAGGCGAGGGTAAAGTAGGTCTCCCTATGCCATCTCATGCTCGGCGCGCCCACGGCGCACGTTCCCGCCGCAACCGCGGCAAAACTGTAGCCAAGTTCGAACGATCACCAGCGGAGATCCAGCGCCGGTACGACGAACGGCCGCGTCCGACGTACCCCGACGACCTACCGATAGCAGCTAAGCGGGCCGAGATAGCGAAGCTGATCGAGATCAACCAGGTCGTCATCGTGGCCGGCGAGACCGGGTCCGGAAAGACGACCCAGCTACCCAAGATCTGCCTCGATCTCGGCCGCGGCACACGCGGACTGATCGGCCATACCCAACCTCGCCGTATTGCGGCGCGCACCGTCGCCGAGCGCATCGCCGAGGAACTCGACACCGAGGTCGGAGAGAGCGTCGGGTACGCCGTCCGCTTCACCGACAAAGTCGGCTCGAACTCCTACATCAAGGTGATGACCGACGGAATTCTGCTCGCCGAGCTCCAACGTGACCGGATGCTGAGCCGATACGACACGCTCATCATCGACGAGGCTCATGAACGCAGTCTCAATATCGACTTCATCCTCGGCTACCTCAAAGAACTACTGCCCAAGCGACCCGACCTCAAGCTAATCATCACGTCGGCAACGTTCGACCCGGAGTCATTCAGCCGGCATTTCGACGACGCCCCGGTCATCGAAGTCTCGGGCCGCACCTATCCGGTTGAGATCCGCTACCGGCCGGTGGTCGATCCCGACGATCCGCATGCCGAAGACCGAGACCAAACGCAAGCAGTAATCGACGCCGTACACGAGTTAGATCGCGAGCCGTACGGCGACGTCCTCGTATTTCTGAGCGGCGAGCGGGAAATCCGCGACACAGCCGATGCGCTACGCCGCCTGGAGCTGGCACGCACCGACGTACTCCCCCCTCTACGCACGGCTTTCATCGGCCGAGCAGCACCGCATCTTCGCCCGCCACCAAAACCGCCGCATCGTGCTGGCCACCAACGTCGCCGAGACATCTTTGACGGTGCCCGGTATCAAGTATGTGGTCGATGCCGGTACGGCGCGAATTTCTAGGTATAGCGCGCAAACCAAGGTTCAGAGACTACCGATCGAGCCGATCTCGCAAGCGTCGGCCAATCAGCGCGCCGGGCGGTGCGGACGTACGTCGGACGGCATCTGCATCCGGCTCTACGCGGAAGACGATTTTGATGCCCGGCCCGAGTTCACCGATCCGGAGATTACCCGCACTAACCTCGCATCGGTCATCCTGCAAATGG encodes:
- a CDS encoding HNH endonuclease signature motif containing protein codes for the protein DGQYLITDPGQSTEAAAVMEKIRGLAATINFTVPVIPEVTIKVTIPAHLLAGSDLAGTNSSTGASSGAAGTNRSSDAAAATDSDNGTNEPDAANDAEASSDPVGHDHTQGRPGGNTNSGDTDSGNTNDTTTDDSEATDTLGAETRPEDPHRWAVAAIDGLGPIDADLARYLAQDARWQRVITDPYTGAVLDVGTKIYRPPAQMRRRVIARDQTCRFPGCTRPAERCDVDHIDPHRPDGTGGTTGDCNLIALCRRHHRLKHQTNWRVTLHDDASCEWTSPAGRKYLTYPADTDPPPQRD
- a CDS encoding DEAD/DEAH box helicase, which encodes MPSHARRAHGARSRRNRGKTVAKFERSPAEIQRRYDERPRPTYPDDLPIAAKRAEIAKLIEINQVVIVAGETGSGKTTQLPKICLDLGRGTRGLIGHTQPRRIAARTVAERIAEELDTEVGESVGYAVRFTDKVGSNSYIKVMTDGILLAELQRDRMLSRYDTLIIDEAHERSLNIDFILGYLKELLPKRPDLKLIITSATFDPESFSRHFDDAPVIEVSGRTYPVEIRYRPVVDPDDPHAEDRDQTQAVIDAVHELDREPYGDVLVFLSGEREIRDTADALRRLELARTDVLPPLRTAFIGRAAPHLRPPPKPPHRAGHQRRRDIFDGARYQVCGRCRYGANF